In a genomic window of Paramicrobacterium chengjingii:
- the ybeY gene encoding rRNA maturation RNase YbeY, with protein sequence MSIEINNESAVAVDEAALLRLANHALGAMHVSSEAELNIVVVDEGAMEQLHVQWMDEPGPTDVLSFPMDELRPGTEENPTPPGLLGDIVLCPQVAEMQAETAGHSTLDELLLLTTHGILHLLGFDHAEPDEEREMFGIQRDILLSFATTDRHGA encoded by the coding sequence GTGAGCATCGAGATTAACAACGAGTCGGCCGTCGCGGTCGATGAAGCAGCACTGCTGCGGCTGGCCAATCATGCGCTCGGAGCGATGCACGTGAGTTCGGAGGCAGAGCTCAACATCGTCGTCGTCGATGAGGGCGCAATGGAGCAATTGCACGTGCAGTGGATGGACGAGCCAGGGCCGACGGACGTTCTCAGCTTTCCGATGGACGAGTTGAGGCCAGGGACCGAAGAAAACCCGACGCCACCTGGACTGCTCGGTGACATTGTTCTCTGCCCTCAGGTTGCCGAGATGCAAGCCGAAACCGCCGGCCACTCGACGCTGGATGAGCTGCTGCTCTTGACCACCCACGGCATTTTGCATCTGTTGGGATTTGACCATGCTGAGCCGGACGAGGAGCGCGAGATGTTCGGAATTCAGCGAGACATCTTGCTTTCTTTCGCCACAACCGACCGCCACGGAGCATAG
- a CDS encoding PhoH family protein, with product MVHVLGPQDRLLTTIEHEHPEVDVHVRGNKITLTGPEQAVASAQLLIEELLALVRGGHDLAQSDVTTSTRLIEEGGHTPTEILGQTILSARGKVIRPKTAGQKSYVDAIDENTITFGIGPAGTGKTYLAMAKAVQALQRKEVTRIILSRPAIEAGERLGFLPGTLTDKIDPYLRPLYDALNEMMDPELVPKLLAAGTIEVAPLAYMRGRTLNDSFVVLDEAQNTTPEQMKMFLTRLGFNSKMVVTGDITQVDLPGASSGLRLVTRVLNTIDDIEFCRLTSDDVVRHTLVGQIVDAYTEYDERQQADRYEREQAREFASRVEKRARKPRDNTRKPGGFSS from the coding sequence ATGGTGCATGTGCTTGGACCTCAGGATCGCCTCTTGACCACCATTGAACACGAGCATCCCGAAGTCGACGTGCACGTTCGCGGCAACAAGATCACCCTCACGGGACCGGAACAAGCTGTCGCTTCCGCTCAACTGCTGATCGAAGAACTGCTCGCGCTCGTGCGCGGAGGCCACGATCTTGCGCAGTCAGATGTAACAACGTCAACGCGTCTCATCGAGGAAGGCGGTCATACACCGACTGAGATACTCGGTCAGACGATCCTTTCGGCACGTGGCAAGGTGATCAGGCCAAAGACGGCGGGTCAGAAGTCGTACGTGGATGCAATCGACGAGAACACGATCACGTTCGGTATTGGACCAGCCGGAACAGGCAAAACCTATCTCGCCATGGCGAAGGCCGTACAGGCACTGCAACGCAAGGAAGTGACGCGGATCATCCTGTCGCGACCGGCAATCGAAGCAGGCGAGAGACTCGGGTTCCTGCCCGGCACGCTCACGGACAAGATTGATCCGTATCTGCGGCCGCTGTACGACGCGTTGAACGAGATGATGGACCCAGAGCTCGTCCCGAAGCTGCTGGCGGCAGGGACCATCGAGGTGGCGCCTCTGGCGTACATGCGCGGTCGAACCCTGAATGATTCGTTCGTCGTGCTCGACGAGGCTCAGAATACGACGCCTGAGCAGATGAAAATGTTCCTCACTCGTCTGGGCTTCAACTCGAAGATGGTCGTCACGGGCGATATCACACAGGTAGATCTTCCGGGAGCATCGTCTGGCCTTCGCTTGGTTACGCGAGTACTGAACACCATTGACGATATTGAGTTCTGCCGGCTCACGAGCGACGACGTGGTGCGCCACACGCTGGTCGGCCAGATCGTCGATGCATACACCGAATACGACGAGCGTCAGCAGGCAGATCGCTATGAGAGAGAACAAGCACGCGAGTTCGCGAGCAGAGTCGAGAAACGCGCGCGAAAGCCACGCGACAACACACGTAAACCCGGAGGCTTCAGCTCGTGA
- a CDS encoding histidine triad nucleotide-binding protein: MTETTPSIFSRIISGEIPATIVAENDDLIAFEDVNPQARVHVLVVPKTTEYATVAELAAADPELLSKLVALTQQIADERAGGQYRLIFNSGAEAGQTVFHVHAHVLAGELGEGTLVGH; this comes from the coding sequence ATGACAGAGACGACTCCCAGTATCTTCAGCCGCATCATCTCAGGTGAGATTCCGGCGACGATCGTGGCGGAGAACGATGACTTGATTGCGTTTGAAGACGTCAATCCTCAAGCGAGAGTTCACGTGCTCGTTGTGCCCAAGACGACGGAGTACGCGACTGTTGCGGAACTCGCCGCCGCAGACCCCGAACTGCTTTCGAAGCTCGTGGCTTTGACACAGCAGATCGCAGACGAACGCGCTGGCGGACAATACCGGCTGATCTTCAACAGCGGTGCAGAAGCCGGCCAGACAGTTTTTCACGTGCACGCCCATGTGCTTGCTGGAGAACTCGGAGAGGGAACACTTGTCGGACACTGA
- a CDS encoding 16S rRNA (uracil(1498)-N(3))-methyltransferase, which produces MSSLFLDDALDYASPGDHLVLSGPEAKHAVSVSRVRPGESVLIGNGRGLLVECVVEAARPHDVELRASRVRRYDGRRPSITLAQALAKGDRDERAVQMCTELGVSSIIPWQAKRSVSRWDAAKAVKGALRWQTIAREATKQSLRSHIPDVESLVTTTMLATRSSEHRMLVLDPQAETALSSIQLDARSLILVVGPEGGIADEEHQELTAANAERVRLGSDVLRTSSAGAAALAVLNVLTGHW; this is translated from the coding sequence ATGAGCAGTCTCTTCCTCGACGATGCGCTCGATTACGCGTCGCCGGGCGACCATCTTGTACTTTCCGGTCCGGAGGCCAAGCACGCTGTCTCCGTTTCCCGTGTTCGCCCGGGCGAGTCAGTGCTTATCGGTAACGGCCGAGGACTGCTTGTCGAGTGCGTCGTTGAGGCAGCTCGTCCTCATGACGTTGAGCTGCGTGCATCAAGAGTGCGCCGATACGATGGCCGGCGGCCGTCGATTACGCTTGCTCAGGCTCTCGCGAAGGGTGATCGGGACGAACGAGCGGTGCAGATGTGCACCGAACTCGGCGTCAGCTCGATAATTCCGTGGCAGGCGAAGCGCAGCGTGTCACGGTGGGATGCAGCAAAGGCTGTCAAGGGAGCGCTACGATGGCAGACGATCGCCCGCGAAGCGACGAAGCAATCGCTGCGGTCGCACATCCCGGACGTAGAGTCTCTCGTCACCACAACGATGCTCGCCACCCGCAGCAGCGAACATCGGATGCTGGTGCTCGATCCTCAGGCAGAAACGGCGCTCAGCAGCATCCAGCTCGATGCTCGTTCTCTTATTCTCGTCGTCGGCCCGGAGGGTGGGATTGCCGATGAGGAGCATCAAGAACTCACCGCGGCGAATGCCGAGAGGGTGCGCCTCGGGTCCGATGTGCTGCGCACGTCGTCTGCTGGAGCTGCCGCCCTTGCCGTTCTCAACGTGTTGACCGGGCACTGGTAG
- the dnaJ gene encoding molecular chaperone DnaJ: protein MADHYETLGVSRDASVDEIKKAYRKLARQLHPDVNPSPEAAETFKNVTHAYDVLSDSQQRAEYDAGGRNPFGGGGGGFGGFGDIFDTFFGGGGGGGRGPRSRQERGEDALLRIEVDLIDVMFGTTKQIEVDTAVLCETCEGSCCQPGTSPVTCDICHGTGQVQRTVRSLLGNVVTASPCGSCRGYGTIIPNPCVTCQAQGRVRARRTVSVDIPSGVDTGLRLQMPGSGEAGQGGGPSGDLYLEIKVRHDDVFSRNGDDVLCTLEVSMADAVLGTTSTIKALDGDVELDVRPGVQSGDVLVIKDRGITGLRSSARGDLRVGVQVVTPSKLDHKEREMIRQFSERRRDPKPELAHFQQGLFAKLRDRFVS, encoded by the coding sequence GTGGCTGACCACTACGAAACCCTCGGCGTGTCGCGTGACGCGTCGGTCGACGAGATCAAGAAGGCATACCGCAAGCTAGCGCGGCAGCTGCACCCCGACGTCAACCCGAGCCCCGAAGCAGCAGAGACGTTCAAGAACGTCACTCACGCCTACGACGTTCTCAGCGACTCGCAGCAACGCGCTGAGTACGATGCCGGGGGCCGTAATCCGTTCGGTGGCGGAGGAGGAGGCTTCGGAGGCTTTGGCGACATCTTCGACACGTTCTTTGGCGGCGGAGGCGGTGGTGGTCGTGGCCCCCGTTCACGCCAGGAGCGGGGCGAAGATGCGTTGCTGCGCATTGAGGTCGACCTCATCGATGTGATGTTCGGAACGACGAAGCAGATTGAGGTCGATACAGCAGTGCTGTGCGAGACATGCGAGGGGTCTTGCTGCCAGCCGGGCACATCACCCGTGACGTGTGACATCTGCCACGGAACGGGGCAGGTACAGCGCACCGTTCGCTCTCTGCTGGGAAACGTCGTCACGGCAAGCCCCTGCGGGTCATGCCGTGGTTACGGCACGATCATTCCGAACCCCTGCGTGACGTGCCAGGCGCAGGGTCGTGTGCGGGCACGTCGCACGGTGTCTGTTGACATTCCCTCCGGTGTCGACACCGGGCTGCGTCTGCAGATGCCAGGGAGCGGAGAAGCCGGCCAGGGGGGCGGCCCATCTGGTGACCTCTACCTCGAGATCAAGGTGAGGCACGACGACGTCTTCAGTCGAAACGGCGATGACGTTCTCTGCACCCTCGAGGTGTCGATGGCCGATGCGGTGCTTGGAACGACGAGCACGATTAAAGCACTTGACGGCGACGTTGAGCTTGATGTCCGACCCGGTGTGCAGAGTGGCGATGTTCTGGTGATTAAGGATCGCGGAATCACCGGCCTGCGCAGCAGCGCTCGTGGAGATCTACGTGTCGGCGTGCAAGTCGTGACACCATCCAAGCTCGATCACAAAGAGCGCGAGATGATCCGGCAGTTCTCAGAGCGTCGGCGCGATCCGAAGCCGGAGCTCGCCCACTTTCAGCAGGGTCTCTTTGCCAAGCTTCGAGACCGCTTCGTGAGTTGA
- the hrcA gene encoding heat-inducible transcriptional repressor HrcA, with translation MVSERSLDVLRAIVTDYVSSREPVGSKSIVDRHQFGVSAATIRNDMALLEEEELIVAPHTSSGRVPTDKGYRLFVDQLADKKPLSPAQRRAIEMFLEPSADLDDVLRRSVRLLSQLTNQVALVQYPSFARASVRHVELVTVSENTLLVVVIVDNGRVDQRLVESDRLLDDDEIGRIKVQINDDVSSRTVNSAAVELMSRVEKQSPDEHSPLADTVCNVVLEVLGHYREDRLVMAGAANLARTEEDFSGSIFPVLEALEQQVVLLRLFGEMQADQLGVSASIGRENAPFGLDETSIVTSGYRSSAGEIARLGVLGPTRMDYAGNITAVRAVARYLSRLLGVE, from the coding sequence ATGGTGTCTGAACGCAGCCTCGACGTCTTGCGCGCCATCGTCACGGACTATGTTTCCTCTCGCGAACCCGTCGGCTCCAAGAGCATTGTCGATCGTCACCAGTTTGGTGTGTCCGCCGCCACGATCCGCAACGATATGGCGTTGCTCGAAGAGGAAGAGCTCATTGTCGCTCCCCATACATCGTCGGGCCGCGTCCCGACGGACAAGGGGTACCGACTTTTCGTCGATCAGCTCGCAGACAAGAAGCCGCTTTCGCCCGCACAGCGGCGCGCCATTGAAATGTTTCTCGAACCCTCTGCTGATCTTGACGATGTTCTGCGGCGATCGGTCCGTCTGCTTTCTCAGCTGACCAACCAAGTGGCTCTAGTTCAGTACCCGTCGTTCGCACGAGCATCGGTGCGTCATGTCGAGTTGGTCACGGTAAGCGAAAACACCTTGCTTGTTGTCGTGATCGTCGACAATGGGCGCGTTGATCAGCGGCTCGTCGAGTCTGACCGTCTACTCGATGACGATGAGATTGGCCGTATCAAGGTTCAAATCAACGATGATGTCTCGTCACGAACCGTCAATTCCGCAGCCGTCGAGTTGATGAGCCGTGTCGAGAAACAGTCACCGGACGAGCACTCACCGCTTGCCGATACAGTGTGCAACGTCGTGCTTGAAGTTCTGGGCCATTATCGTGAAGATCGGCTGGTAATGGCGGGTGCGGCGAATCTTGCACGCACAGAAGAGGACTTCTCAGGAAGCATTTTCCCCGTGCTCGAAGCACTCGAACAGCAGGTCGTGCTGTTGCGCTTATTCGGGGAGATGCAGGCTGATCAGCTCGGGGTCTCGGCAAGTATCGGACGAGAGAATGCGCCATTCGGCCTTGATGAAACAAGTATCGTGACGAGCGGATACCGTTCCTCTGCTGGCGAAATCGCCCGTCTTGGGGTGCTTGGACCGACGAGAATGGATTATGCGGGAAACATCACGGCCGTGCGTGCCGTTGCCCGCTATCTTTCTCGACTTCTCGGGGTCGAGTGA
- a CDS encoding DUF4870 domain-containing protein, with amino-acid sequence MTDPNAPQPADPNQPPNTQGQPSQTPPQQPQYGQQQAPQYGQQAPQHGQEQPPQPGQQQYGQQQPYAQQPPPQGQQPYGQQPYGQQGQQPYGQPQYAQAPGAQPLSPQDDKMWAMWSHFGGVLSILPSLIIYLVFKDRGPFVRQEAKEALNWQITILIVIIAWSIVVGILSGIVVASMIAGGSFGAISGFTALFSFLSWLPYLLNLIFSIIGGVKVKGGQPYRYPVNFRFIK; translated from the coding sequence ATGACTGACCCGAATGCACCGCAGCCGGCCGATCCGAATCAGCCGCCCAATACGCAAGGCCAGCCATCCCAAACACCACCGCAGCAGCCTCAATATGGTCAGCAGCAGGCACCTCAGTACGGCCAGCAGGCACCTCAGCATGGTCAGGAGCAGCCGCCGCAGCCGGGCCAGCAGCAGTACGGGCAGCAGCAGCCGTATGCTCAGCAGCCGCCGCCGCAGGGCCAGCAGCCATATGGACAGCAGCCATATGGACAGCAGGGCCAGCAACCTTATGGGCAGCCTCAGTACGCCCAGGCTCCCGGTGCCCAGCCGCTGTCTCCTCAGGATGACAAGATGTGGGCGATGTGGTCCCACTTCGGCGGGGTTCTGAGTATCTTGCCGTCTCTCATCATCTACCTGGTGTTCAAGGATCGCGGTCCGTTCGTGCGTCAGGAGGCGAAGGAAGCGCTCAACTGGCAGATCACGATCCTCATCGTCATCATCGCGTGGTCGATCGTCGTGGGGATTTTGAGCGGCATTGTTGTTGCGTCGATGATCGCCGGCGGAAGCTTCGGTGCGATCAGCGGCTTCACGGCGCTGTTCAGCTTCTTGAGCTGGCTCCCCTACCTCCTGAACCTGATCTTCTCGATCATCGGTGGAGTCAAGGTGAAGGGTGGGCAGCCGTACCGTTACCCCGTCAACTTCCGTTTCATCAAGTAA
- the hemW gene encoding radical SAM family heme chaperone HemW, with protein MAPSALPLGDPAPPDGRLPRSAAVGSACRDLGVYVHVPFCRVRCGYCDFNTYTATELRGARQTDYADEALHEVRLAGQVLDDLGAEKRPLSTVFFGGGTPTLLPAQDLARMLTGIRDEFGFVANAEVTTEANPDSVDARYLHELADAGFTRVSFGMQSAVPHVLATLERTHDPERIPDVVSAARDAGLSVSLDLIYGTPGESLDDWKRSLEHALRQNPDHLSAYALIVEDGTKLARQIRRGDVAVPDDDLEADMYEVAESTLSAEGLSWYEVSNWARTPAQRSRHNLAYWTGQDWWGIGPGAHSHVGGVRWWNVKHPAAYAARLAGSASPAAGRESLDDETRRIERILLETRIREGLPTSVLSASARIAVAELIANELINAEAALDGRIVLTVKGRLLADAVVRRLTD; from the coding sequence ATGGCGCCCTCAGCTCTGCCGCTCGGCGACCCTGCGCCGCCAGACGGGCGACTGCCTCGGTCGGCTGCCGTGGGGTCCGCATGCCGCGACCTCGGTGTCTACGTTCACGTGCCGTTCTGCCGCGTTCGCTGCGGATACTGCGACTTCAATACCTACACGGCAACTGAGCTTCGTGGTGCACGCCAGACGGACTACGCCGATGAAGCGCTCCACGAGGTGCGTCTAGCCGGGCAGGTGCTTGACGACCTCGGCGCAGAGAAGCGTCCACTTTCGACAGTGTTCTTCGGCGGGGGTACGCCGACTCTTTTGCCAGCACAGGACTTGGCGCGGATGTTGACGGGCATTCGGGACGAATTTGGTTTCGTCGCGAACGCTGAAGTGACGACAGAGGCAAATCCAGACAGCGTCGACGCACGCTACCTTCACGAACTCGCGGATGCTGGGTTCACGCGTGTCTCCTTCGGAATGCAGTCCGCCGTTCCTCACGTTCTGGCCACCCTCGAGCGCACCCATGACCCTGAGCGAATTCCTGACGTCGTCTCTGCCGCTCGCGACGCAGGGCTCAGCGTCAGTCTCGACCTCATATACGGCACCCCAGGGGAAAGTCTCGACGATTGGAAACGCTCACTTGAGCACGCCCTGCGCCAGAACCCCGATCACCTGTCTGCGTACGCCCTGATCGTTGAGGACGGCACGAAGCTCGCACGACAGATTCGCCGGGGCGATGTTGCTGTCCCCGATGACGATCTCGAAGCGGATATGTACGAGGTTGCCGAATCGACGCTCTCTGCAGAGGGGCTCAGCTGGTATGAAGTCAGCAACTGGGCGCGCACACCCGCTCAACGCTCACGTCACAACCTGGCGTATTGGACGGGACAGGACTGGTGGGGGATCGGACCGGGGGCGCACAGTCATGTTGGCGGCGTGCGGTGGTGGAACGTCAAGCATCCGGCGGCCTACGCCGCGCGACTTGCCGGTTCGGCGTCGCCTGCTGCCGGCCGGGAGTCCCTCGATGACGAGACACGACGCATAGAACGGATCCTCCTCGAAACGCGAATCCGCGAGGGCCTCCCCACGAGCGTGTTGAGTGCTTCAGCGCGGATCGCCGTCGCTGAGCTCATCGCCAACGAGCTCATTAACGCGGAAGCCGCCCTCGACGGCCGGATCGTACTGACCGTGAAAGGGCGGCTTCTAGCAGACGCCGTCGTACGACGCCTGACTGACTGA
- a CDS encoding DUF1990 family protein, with protein sequence MRRSNFEDQPTDYAAVGATQAADLLQYPPDGYKPYEDAIKIGSGDERFAAASASILSWQILRLAGITVSDIERGSGDAYQGVRFAEDGTPIRPGADRTEDRFASDGTPYITSGTTASLSGHVGPYSVRGHVRVVYVIEDPQHVAFAFGTVSGHAISGEESFSIEHRDDDSVWFTVRAFVRPARWFYRLFPFLLLRRRKRLSAQYLRALSPAWASDVRE encoded by the coding sequence ATGCGTCGGTCCAACTTTGAAGACCAGCCGACGGACTATGCGGCCGTTGGTGCGACTCAGGCCGCCGACCTGCTTCAGTACCCGCCCGACGGCTACAAGCCTTACGAGGACGCCATCAAGATCGGCAGCGGAGACGAGCGTTTCGCCGCGGCATCCGCTTCCATTCTTTCGTGGCAGATTCTGCGTCTTGCGGGAATCACGGTTTCGGACATTGAGCGCGGCAGCGGCGACGCGTACCAGGGCGTGCGCTTTGCAGAAGACGGCACACCGATTCGACCGGGTGCTGACCGAACGGAGGACCGCTTTGCCTCCGACGGCACTCCGTACATTACGTCGGGAACCACGGCCTCGCTCTCGGGCCATGTCGGCCCGTATTCTGTTCGCGGACACGTGCGGGTTGTCTACGTGATCGAAGATCCACAACACGTGGCATTTGCGTTCGGAACGGTATCCGGGCATGCAATCAGCGGTGAAGAATCGTTCTCGATCGAGCATCGCGACGATGACAGCGTGTGGTTTACGGTACGGGCGTTTGTGCGGCCTGCCCGCTGGTTTTACCGGTTGTTTCCCTTTCTGCTGTTGCGACGCCGCAAGCGTCTGTCTGCGCAGTACCTGCGCGCACTCTCGCCTGCGTGGGCAAGTGACGTGCGCGAATAG
- the lepA gene encoding translation elongation factor 4 produces MSPRAITALEPAATDPAFIRNFCIIAHIDHGKSTLADRMLQVTGIVADRDMRAQYLDRMDIERERGITIKSQAVRMPWEKDGETFALNMIDTPGHVDFTYEVSRSLAACEGAVLLVDAAQGIEAQTLANLYLALENDLEIIPVLNKIDLPAADPDKYAAELANLIGGSPDDVLRVSGKTGVGVDELLDRVVGRVPSPSGDEQAPARAMIFDSVYDSYRGVVTYVRMVDGSLRPRQKVQMMSTTATHELLEIGVSSPEPTPSKGLGVGEVGYLITGVKDVRQSRVGDTVTDSKTPARNALPGYTDPKPMVFSGLYPIDGADYTDLREALDKLKLSDAALAYEPETSVALGFGFRCGFLGLLHLEIVNERLQREFGLDLIATAPSVTYEVTTEDKKSVTVTNPSEFPEGKISSVSEPVVKVGIIAPKDYVGTIMELCQSRRGTLLGMEYLGEERVEIRYSMPLGEIVFDFFDHLKSRTQGYASLDYEPMGEQESDLVKVDILLQGDQVDAFSAIVHREKAYAYGVLMTERLKKLIPRQQFEVPVQAAIGSRIIARESIRAMRKDVLAKCYGGDISRKRKLLEKQKEGKKRMKMVGRVEVPQEAFIAALSGETETKKDKK; encoded by the coding sequence TTGAGCCCCAGAGCAATCACGGCCCTCGAGCCAGCCGCTACCGACCCTGCATTCATCCGCAACTTCTGCATCATCGCACATATCGACCATGGAAAGTCGACACTCGCTGACCGCATGCTGCAGGTAACTGGAATCGTCGCAGACCGGGACATGCGGGCGCAGTACCTCGACCGGATGGACATTGAGCGCGAACGTGGAATCACGATCAAGAGCCAGGCTGTGCGCATGCCCTGGGAGAAAGACGGCGAGACGTTCGCTCTCAACATGATCGACACGCCTGGGCACGTGGACTTCACATATGAGGTTTCCCGCTCACTTGCCGCCTGTGAAGGGGCGGTTCTGCTCGTTGATGCGGCGCAGGGTATTGAGGCGCAGACGCTCGCAAACCTGTACCTCGCTCTCGAGAACGACCTTGAGATCATCCCCGTGCTGAACAAGATCGATCTTCCGGCTGCAGACCCTGACAAGTACGCTGCTGAGCTCGCCAATCTCATCGGCGGTTCACCCGACGATGTTCTGCGCGTCTCCGGAAAGACGGGAGTCGGTGTGGACGAGCTTCTCGACCGTGTCGTCGGGCGCGTGCCCTCGCCCTCAGGTGACGAGCAGGCTCCCGCCCGAGCGATGATCTTCGACTCGGTGTACGACAGTTATCGCGGAGTCGTCACTTACGTTCGAATGGTTGATGGGTCATTGCGACCACGCCAAAAGGTGCAGATGATGTCGACGACCGCGACACACGAGCTTCTGGAGATCGGCGTGTCGTCCCCCGAGCCAACCCCAAGCAAGGGACTGGGCGTCGGAGAAGTCGGTTACCTCATCACCGGGGTGAAAGACGTCAGACAATCCCGCGTGGGCGACACGGTCACCGATTCGAAGACTCCGGCACGGAACGCGCTGCCCGGTTACACCGACCCGAAACCAATGGTGTTCTCGGGGCTCTATCCGATCGACGGAGCAGATTACACCGACCTGCGCGAAGCGCTCGACAAGCTCAAGCTGTCGGATGCTGCGCTCGCCTACGAGCCTGAGACTTCTGTTGCTCTTGGCTTCGGGTTCCGCTGTGGGTTTCTCGGCCTGCTTCACCTGGAAATCGTGAATGAGCGACTCCAACGCGAGTTCGGTCTCGACCTCATCGCCACTGCACCGAGTGTCACCTACGAGGTGACAACCGAAGACAAAAAGTCGGTGACGGTCACGAACCCGAGCGAGTTCCCTGAGGGCAAAATCAGCTCCGTATCCGAACCTGTCGTGAAGGTCGGGATCATCGCGCCGAAAGATTACGTGGGCACGATTATGGAGCTGTGCCAATCGCGCAGAGGAACTCTGCTTGGCATGGAATACCTGGGAGAGGAACGGGTAGAGATCCGATACAGCATGCCTCTTGGGGAGATCGTGTTCGACTTCTTCGACCATCTCAAGAGCCGCACACAGGGTTACGCATCTCTCGACTACGAGCCGATGGGCGAGCAAGAGTCCGATCTTGTGAAGGTAGACATTCTGCTTCAGGGTGATCAGGTCGACGCGTTCAGCGCTATTGTGCACCGCGAGAAGGCCTACGCGTACGGTGTGCTCATGACCGAGAGGCTCAAGAAGCTCATTCCGCGTCAACAGTTCGAGGTTCCTGTGCAGGCGGCCATCGGATCGCGTATTATCGCTCGCGAGTCGATCCGCGCGATGCGAAAAGACGTTCTCGCAAAGTGTTATGGCGGCGATATCTCTCGGAAGCGGAAACTGCTGGAGAAGCAGAAAGAGGGCAAGAAACGCATGAAGATGGTGGGTCGCGTCGAAGTGCCACAAGAAGCATTCATTGCGGCTCTCAGTGGCGAGACCGAGACGAAGAAGGACAAGAAGTAA
- the rpsT gene encoding 30S ribosomal protein S20, which translates to MANIKSQIKRIGTNLKAQERNRQVKSELKTAVRSTREAVAAGDKDTAAKALALASKKLDKAVSKGVIHRNQAANRKAGLAQKVNSL; encoded by the coding sequence GTGGCAAACATTAAGTCGCAGATCAAGCGAATCGGCACAAACCTCAAGGCGCAGGAGCGCAATCGTCAGGTCAAGAGCGAACTCAAGACGGCTGTGCGATCGACCCGTGAGGCCGTCGCCGCGGGCGACAAGGACACGGCAGCCAAGGCTCTCGCCCTCGCGTCGAAGAAGCTCGACAAGGCAGTGAGCAAGGGTGTCATCCACCGCAACCAGGCGGCTAACCGCAAGGCGGGCCTCGCTCAGAAGGTCAACTCCCTCTAA
- the holA gene encoding DNA polymerase III subunit delta: MAATRRGSAAKSSVAIPQLSWHEVRPAPIVLVSGPQDLFADRAIKGLREYLRAEDPSLEISDIEAAAYQPGELLTLASPSLFAEPRLIRVSEAEKCTDAFLAEAIEYVASPAESAYLVVRHGGGVRGKKLLETIRGASGTAIEIVCNDLKKDAEKYDFAKSEFARARKQITPGALRQVVSAFADDVAELAGACQQLIADASDQITEGVVDRYYGGRVETTAFAVADIALAGRTAEALLSLRHALDSGADPVPIVAAFAMKVRAMAKVANAHGSSGQLAGTLGMAPWQVDRARRDARGWTDEGLGSAITALAEADAAVKGAERDPVFAVERLIGVIASRGQR; encoded by the coding sequence GTGGCAGCGACACGACGTGGTTCGGCAGCAAAAAGTTCGGTGGCGATTCCGCAGCTTTCATGGCACGAGGTGCGCCCTGCGCCGATCGTGCTCGTGTCTGGGCCACAAGATCTTTTCGCCGATCGAGCAATCAAGGGCCTTCGAGAATACTTGCGAGCGGAAGACCCGAGTCTCGAGATCAGCGACATCGAGGCGGCGGCTTACCAGCCTGGTGAGTTGCTCACCCTCGCCAGTCCGTCGCTGTTTGCCGAGCCGAGACTCATCCGAGTCAGTGAAGCTGAAAAATGCACAGACGCATTTCTCGCTGAAGCGATCGAGTACGTTGCGTCGCCAGCCGAGAGCGCCTACCTGGTCGTGCGGCACGGGGGCGGAGTCCGGGGCAAGAAGCTGCTCGAAACAATCAGAGGGGCATCCGGAACCGCGATCGAAATCGTCTGCAACGACCTCAAGAAGGATGCCGAGAAATATGACTTCGCGAAGTCAGAGTTCGCGCGTGCCCGCAAGCAAATCACCCCCGGTGCTCTTCGCCAGGTCGTCTCGGCATTCGCCGATGACGTGGCCGAGCTCGCAGGTGCCTGCCAGCAGCTCATCGCCGATGCGTCAGATCAGATCACCGAGGGCGTTGTAGACAGGTACTACGGAGGGCGCGTTGAGACAACGGCATTCGCGGTCGCGGACATCGCACTCGCTGGCCGAACAGCGGAGGCCCTTCTCAGCCTGAGACACGCTCTCGACTCTGGAGCCGACCCCGTTCCGATCGTTGCTGCCTTCGCAATGAAGGTGCGCGCGATGGCGAAAGTGGCGAACGCTCACGGGAGCTCCGGTCAGCTTGCCGGAACCTTGGGCATGGCGCCGTGGCAGGTCGATCGCGCCCGTCGTGACGCTCGCGGCTGGACGGATGAGGGGCTCGGCAGTGCAATCACGGCCTTGGCGGAAGCCGACGCTGCGGTCAAAGGTGCAGAGCGCGACCCGGTTTTTGCGGTCGAAAGACTGATCGGGGTGATCGCGTCGCGCGGTCAGAGATAA